The following coding sequences are from one Anguilla rostrata isolate EN2019 chromosome 16, ASM1855537v3, whole genome shotgun sequence window:
- the tmem208 gene encoding transmembrane protein 208 isoform X2, translated as MAPKGKVGTKGKKQIYEENTATLKFYTRVILGANAIFTAVNVLFYSSSTVGTWLLLLFALAVYLGSYRSMSAMAKPVFAEDGSLLDGGIDLNMEQGMAEHLKDVILLTAIVQVLSTISSYFWYLWLLAPARALYLLWLNFLGPWFAAEAPSAPEELNEKKQRRQERRQMKRF; from the exons ATGGCG CCCAAAGGTAAGGTTGGCACCAAAGGCAAGAAACAGATATACGAAGAGAACACTGCAACGCTGAAGTTCTACACTCGAGTCATCCTGGGAGCAAAC GCCATATTCACTGCTGTAAACGTCCTCTTCTACAGTTCATCCACAGTCGGGACATGG ttgttgctgctgtttgcGCTGGCAGTGTATTTGGGCAGTTACCGCTCCATGTCTGCGATGGCTAAGCCCGTGTTTGCGGAGGATGGCAGCCTGCTGGACGGGGGAATTGACCTGAACATGGAGCAAGGCATGGCAGA GCACTTGAAAGACGTAATCTTGCTCACTGCCATTGTTCAGGTCCTCAGCACAATATCGTCTTATTTCTGGTACCTGTGGCTGCTG GCTCCAGCACGGGCACTGTACCTGCTTTGGCTCAACTTCTTGGGCCCCTGGTTTGCAGCTGAGGCCCCGTCGGCCCCAGAGGAGCTGAATGAGAAGAAACAGAGACGACAGGAGCGAAGACAGATGAAGAGATTCTGA
- the tmem208 gene encoding transmembrane protein 208 isoform X1, whose product MHAIRLHFWLAPKGKVGTKGKKQIYEENTATLKFYTRVILGANAIFTAVNVLFYSSSTVGTWLLLLFALAVYLGSYRSMSAMAKPVFAEDGSLLDGGIDLNMEQGMAEHLKDVILLTAIVQVLSTISSYFWYLWLLAPARALYLLWLNFLGPWFAAEAPSAPEELNEKKQRRQERRQMKRF is encoded by the exons ATGCATGCCATTAGGCTACATTTCTGGCTAGCA CCCAAAGGTAAGGTTGGCACCAAAGGCAAGAAACAGATATACGAAGAGAACACTGCAACGCTGAAGTTCTACACTCGAGTCATCCTGGGAGCAAAC GCCATATTCACTGCTGTAAACGTCCTCTTCTACAGTTCATCCACAGTCGGGACATGG ttgttgctgctgtttgcGCTGGCAGTGTATTTGGGCAGTTACCGCTCCATGTCTGCGATGGCTAAGCCCGTGTTTGCGGAGGATGGCAGCCTGCTGGACGGGGGAATTGACCTGAACATGGAGCAAGGCATGGCAGA GCACTTGAAAGACGTAATCTTGCTCACTGCCATTGTTCAGGTCCTCAGCACAATATCGTCTTATTTCTGGTACCTGTGGCTGCTG GCTCCAGCACGGGCACTGTACCTGCTTTGGCTCAACTTCTTGGGCCCCTGGTTTGCAGCTGAGGCCCCGTCGGCCCCAGAGGAGCTGAATGAGAAGAAACAGAGACGACAGGAGCGAAGACAGATGAAGAGATTCTGA